In Polaribacter sp. L3A8, a genomic segment contains:
- the dnaA gene encoding chromosomal replication initiator protein DnaA, producing MNVTADSVWNECLSFIKDNIKPQAYKTWFEPIKPVKLSGEALTIQVPSKFFYEWLEEHYIKLLRVALVRQLGNDAKLIYDVKMENNYSSNRPQIVKIPSSNRDPLKPQRVTVPLESNKRELRNPFVIPGLQKVKIESQLNPNYSFANFIEGDSNRLARSAGMAVANKPGGTSFNPLLIYGGVGLGKTHLAHAIGVDIKDKYPDKTVLYISSEKFTQQFIDSVKSNTRNDFIHFYQMIDVLLIDDVQFLSGKAGTQDVFFHIFNHLHQNGKQVILTSDKAPVDMQDIEQRLLSRFKWGLSAELQAPDYETRISILQNKLYRDGVEMPEDIVEYIAKNIKSNVRELEGVVISMIAQASFNRKEFSVELAKQIVDKFVKNTKKEVSIDYIQKEVSKYFDMDVATLQSKTRKRHIVQARQLAMFFAKRLTKTSLASIGNQIGQRDHATVLHACKTVDNLTETDKQFKKYVEDLTKKLTF from the coding sequence ATGAATGTAACCGCTGACTCTGTTTGGAATGAATGTCTGTCCTTTATAAAAGACAACATAAAACCGCAAGCGTATAAAACTTGGTTCGAACCAATAAAGCCAGTTAAACTTTCAGGAGAAGCGTTAACGATTCAGGTTCCGAGTAAGTTTTTTTATGAATGGTTAGAAGAGCATTACATTAAATTGTTGCGTGTTGCATTGGTAAGACAATTAGGCAATGACGCTAAATTGATTTACGATGTAAAAATGGAAAACAATTATAGCAGTAATAGACCGCAAATTGTTAAAATTCCGAGTTCTAACAGAGATCCATTAAAACCACAAAGAGTTACAGTTCCTTTAGAATCTAATAAAAGAGAATTAAGAAATCCGTTTGTAATTCCAGGATTACAAAAAGTAAAGATAGAGTCTCAATTAAACCCAAATTATAGTTTTGCAAATTTTATAGAAGGAGATTCTAATAGATTGGCACGTTCTGCTGGTATGGCTGTAGCTAATAAACCAGGTGGAACCTCTTTTAACCCATTGTTAATATATGGTGGAGTAGGTTTAGGGAAAACACATTTAGCACATGCTATTGGTGTTGATATTAAAGATAAATATCCAGATAAAACAGTATTATATATTTCTTCAGAAAAGTTTACACAACAATTTATAGACTCTGTAAAATCAAATACAAGAAACGATTTTATTCATTTCTATCAAATGATTGATGTGTTACTTATTGATGATGTACAATTTTTATCAGGAAAAGCAGGAACACAAGATGTTTTTTTCCATATTTTTAACCATTTACATCAAAATGGAAAACAGGTAATTTTAACTTCGGATAAAGCGCCTGTAGATATGCAAGATATAGAACAACGTTTATTATCTCGTTTTAAATGGGGGTTATCTGCAGAGTTACAAGCACCAGATTACGAAACTAGAATTTCTATTTTACAAAATAAATTGTATAGAGATGGTGTAGAAATGCCAGAAGATATTGTAGAATATATAGCAAAAAATATAAAATCTAACGTTAGAGAATTAGAAGGTGTTGTTATTTCTATGATTGCACAAGCTTCTTTTAACAGAAAAGAATTTTCTGTAGAATTAGCAAAACAGATTGTAGATAAGTTTGTAAAAAATACCAAGAAAGAAGTTTCTATAGATTATATTCAGAAAGAAGTTTCTAAATATTTTGATATGGATGTAGCTACTTTGCAATCTAAAACCCGTAAACGTCATATTGTACAAGCACGTCAATTAGCGATGTTTTTTGCAAAAAGATTAACAAAAACTTCATTGGCAAGTATTGGTAATCAAATTGGGCAAAGAGATCATGCAACCGTATTACATGCTTGTAAAACGGTAGACAACTTAACAGAAACGGATAAGCAGTTTAAAAAATACGTAGAAGATTTAACTAAAAAGTTGACTTTCTAA
- a CDS encoding low molecular weight protein-tyrosine-phosphatase encodes MQKILMVCLGNICRSPLAQGILESKVNSKKVMVDSAGTAAYHVGNLADKRSIEVAKKYGIDITNQRARKFVVKDFDEFDIIFAMDDSNYQNILSLARNKEDEQRVRMILNEIEPNKNLSVPDPYYGGNQGFENVYKMLDEACNVIVSNLS; translated from the coding sequence ATGCAAAAAATATTAATGGTTTGCTTAGGTAACATTTGTCGTTCTCCTTTAGCACAAGGAATTTTAGAGTCTAAAGTAAACTCTAAAAAAGTAATGGTAGATTCTGCAGGTACAGCAGCGTATCATGTTGGCAACCTTGCAGATAAACGTTCTATAGAAGTTGCTAAAAAATATGGCATTGACATTACAAATCAAAGAGCCAGAAAATTTGTTGTAAAAGATTTTGATGAATTCGATATTATTTTTGCGATGGATGATAGCAATTATCAAAACATACTTTCTTTAGCCAGAAATAAGGAAGATGAGCAGAGGGTCAGAATGATTTTAAATGAAATAGAACCTAATAAAAACCTGAGTGTACCAGACCCATATTATGGCGGTAATCAAGGTTTTGAAAACGTATATAAAATGCTAGATGAAGCTTGCAATGTAATTGTTAGTAATTTATCTTAA
- a CDS encoding SAM-dependent methyltransferase: MIGKLYLIPTTLGDTEPLEVMPLSVKKVVEQIDYYIVENEKSARRFIKKISPKKSQPSLQLMLLDKYAEELETSRYLDVCKEGINVGLLSEAGVPAIADPGASIVKLAHENNIRVIPLVGPSSILMAMMSSGMNGQNFAFNGYLPIDKSDRKKALKDLEKLSIDKNQSQIFIETPYRNEKMLADLKAILSPTTSLCIAADITLPSEYIKTMMVKDWKHQQPDLHKKPAIFIIQK; encoded by the coding sequence ATGATTGGTAAACTTTATTTAATCCCCACAACTTTAGGCGATACTGAACCTTTAGAAGTAATGCCATTATCCGTTAAAAAAGTAGTTGAACAAATTGATTATTATATTGTTGAAAATGAAAAATCAGCAAGAAGGTTTATCAAGAAAATTTCACCAAAAAAATCGCAACCTTCACTTCAGTTAATGTTGTTAGATAAATATGCCGAAGAATTAGAAACCTCTAGATATTTAGATGTCTGTAAAGAAGGAATCAATGTTGGTTTACTCTCTGAAGCAGGAGTGCCTGCAATTGCAGATCCTGGCGCAAGTATTGTAAAATTAGCACACGAAAATAATATACGTGTAATTCCTTTGGTAGGACCATCATCTATTTTAATGGCAATGATGAGTTCTGGAATGAATGGACAAAATTTTGCTTTTAATGGGTATTTGCCTATCGATAAATCGGATAGAAAGAAGGCTTTAAAAGATTTAGAAAAGCTTTCTATAGATAAAAATCAATCACAGATTTTTATAGAAACACCTTATCGAAATGAAAAAATGTTGGCAGATTTAAAAGCAATTTTATCACCAACTACTAGTTTGTGTATTGCAGCAGATATTACATTACCATCAGAATATATTAAAACCATGATGGTAAAAGATTGGAAACACCAACAACCAGATTTACATAAAAAACCTGCTATTTTTATAATTCAAAAGTAG
- a CDS encoding peptidoglycan-binding protein LysM, with product MIIPLHPQNRKYTFIKKFLFLSIVFLGFINATSIDKKIGTNNKITFPKFVDYNIPYLQKDFVGFKEALAFKESQGKYTVVNTLGYLGKYQFGRTTLHRLKIYNTQAFLKNPELQEKAFIALCKVNKWILRKDIRRSVGKIINGVKITESGILAAAHLSGAGNVKKFLRSNGVEGFSDAYGATIKSYLRKFGGYDVSNIEADQNAIA from the coding sequence TTGATTATACCTTTGCACCCGCAAAACAGAAAATATACATTTATCAAAAAGTTTTTATTTTTAAGTATCGTATTTTTAGGATTTATCAATGCAACATCTATTGATAAAAAAATAGGTACTAACAACAAAATTACCTTTCCAAAATTTGTAGATTATAACATACCCTATTTACAAAAAGATTTTGTAGGTTTTAAAGAAGCATTGGCTTTTAAAGAGTCTCAAGGAAAGTACACAGTAGTTAACACATTAGGATATTTAGGAAAATATCAATTTGGTAGAACTACTTTACACAGATTAAAAATCTACAACACTCAAGCCTTTTTAAAAAATCCAGAATTACAAGAAAAAGCATTCATCGCTTTGTGTAAAGTAAATAAATGGATTTTAAGAAAAGATATTAGACGCTCTGTTGGTAAAATCATAAACGGTGTTAAAATTACCGAATCTGGTATCTTAGCTGCAGCTCATTTAAGCGGTGCAGGTAATGTAAAAAAATTCTTACGAAGTAATGGAGTTGAAGGTTTTTCTGATGCTTACGGAGCTACAATTAAGTCTTACTTAAGAAAATTTGGTGGTTATGATGTTTCTAATATAGAAGCAGACCAAAACGCGATAGCTTAG
- a CDS encoding DUF2279 domain-containing protein has translation MKSKKIIFRFILLFSTFSLCAQNASFYKKSDTLNTKRRNAIIITESVMTGGALIALNQLWYKEYPRSGFHLKNDNNDWKQMDKVGHMMTSYYVGKIGMEALDWAGVSKKNQLIYGATSGFAFLTAVEILDGFSEEWGASPGDILANATGTGLLVGQELLWGEQRITVKYSFHQTEFAKQRPNTLGENYLQQALKDYNGQTYWLSANIWSFNKKSTFPKWLNVAFGYGAEGMLFGNSNAANTTLHNPYRQFYLSLDLDLTKIKTNSEFLKSVFSVVNFIKIPAPTIEINTKKGIKFHYLYF, from the coding sequence TTGAAAAGCAAAAAAATAATTTTCCGTTTTATACTATTGTTTTCTACATTTTCTTTGTGTGCACAAAACGCATCATTTTATAAAAAATCTGACACCTTAAATACCAAAAGAAGAAATGCCATTATAATTACAGAAAGTGTAATGACGGGTGGTGCCTTAATTGCTTTAAACCAACTTTGGTATAAAGAGTATCCGCGTTCTGGTTTTCATTTAAAAAACGATAATAACGATTGGAAGCAAATGGATAAAGTTGGTCATATGATGACTTCTTACTATGTTGGTAAAATTGGTATGGAAGCATTAGATTGGGCCGGAGTTTCTAAAAAGAATCAATTAATTTACGGGGCAACCTCTGGTTTTGCTTTTTTAACTGCTGTAGAAATTTTAGATGGTTTTTCTGAAGAATGGGGAGCATCACCAGGAGATATTTTAGCGAATGCCACAGGAACGGGTTTATTAGTAGGACAAGAATTACTTTGGGGAGAGCAACGTATTACCGTAAAATACTCTTTTCATCAAACAGAATTTGCAAAACAACGACCAAATACGTTAGGTGAAAACTATTTACAGCAAGCCTTAAAAGATTATAATGGACAAACGTATTGGCTTTCTGCCAATATTTGGTCTTTTAACAAGAAAAGTACGTTTCCGAAATGGTTAAATGTTGCTTTTGGTTACGGAGCAGAAGGCATGCTTTTTGGAAACTCAAATGCTGCAAACACAACACTACACAATCCTTACAGACAATTCTACCTAAGTTTAGACTTAGATTTAACAAAAATTAAGACAAATTCGGAATTCTTAAAATCTGTCTTTTCTGTTGTTAACTTCATAAAAATACCCGCTCCGACTATTGAAATTAACACCAAAAAAGGTATTAAATTTCATTATCTGTATTTTTAG
- the mltG gene encoding endolytic transglycosylase MltG: MSKKFIYAVIATVLFIGGMIGYNYYQKIFGKAITKDAVLFVYSSDSLMDVKENISNYSNNINTFLLVAAKKNFSKPKPGRYVLKEGMSNNDLVNLLRSGNQTPVKLSFNNQDTLEKLAGRIAEQLEADSITLLTSFKDNDFLSKNNLTEKSVLQIFIPNSYQIYWTTSAENFRDKIFKEYNRFWNTSRLQKAKALDLTKEEVITLASIVQKETAKKVERPIVAGLYLNRLKEGWPLQADPTIIYCVKEVKGQDYVVKRVLTADLEINSPYNTYKYKGLPPTLISMPDISAIDGVLNAQKHNYFYMCASVDKIGYHTFAKSLAQHNRNAAKYHSWMNKQRINR, from the coding sequence TTGAGTAAAAAATTTATATACGCAGTTATAGCGACCGTTCTTTTTATTGGTGGAATGATAGGATACAATTACTATCAAAAAATATTTGGAAAAGCAATTACCAAAGACGCAGTTCTATTTGTATACTCTTCAGATAGTTTGATGGATGTTAAAGAAAATATCTCTAATTATTCTAATAACATTAATACTTTTCTTTTAGTAGCTGCTAAGAAAAATTTCTCGAAACCTAAACCTGGTAGATATGTTTTAAAAGAAGGCATGTCTAATAATGATTTGGTTAATTTATTAAGAAGTGGCAACCAAACTCCGGTAAAACTCTCTTTTAACAACCAAGATACATTAGAAAAATTAGCTGGTAGAATTGCAGAACAATTAGAAGCAGATTCAATTACGCTATTAACTTCTTTTAAAGACAACGATTTTTTATCAAAAAATAACTTAACGGAGAAATCTGTCTTGCAAATTTTTATTCCGAATAGTTATCAAATTTATTGGACTACTTCTGCCGAAAATTTTAGAGATAAGATTTTTAAAGAATACAATCGTTTTTGGAATACAAGTAGATTGCAAAAAGCAAAAGCTTTAGATTTAACAAAAGAAGAAGTAATTACTTTGGCATCTATAGTTCAAAAAGAAACCGCTAAAAAAGTAGAAAGACCCATTGTTGCAGGGTTATACTTAAATAGATTAAAAGAAGGTTGGCCGTTACAAGCAGATCCTACAATTATATATTGTGTTAAAGAGGTTAAAGGGCAAGATTATGTAGTAAAAAGAGTATTAACTGCAGATTTAGAAATAAACTCTCCTTACAACACTTATAAATATAAAGGATTACCTCCTACCCTTATTTCAATGCCAGATATATCTGCCATCGATGGCGTTTTAAATGCCCAAAAACACAATTACTTTTATATGTGTGCAAGTGTAGATAAAATCGGGTATCATACTTTTGCTAAATCACTGGCGCAACATAATAGAAATGCCGCTAAATACCATAGCTGGATGAACAAACAAAGAATTAATAGATAG
- a CDS encoding GNAT family N-acetyltransferase yields MKTLNGKKINLRALEPEDLEFLYQIENNESFWEISHTQTPFSKFILKQYLENAHLDIYEAKQLRLIIEETATRKQVGMIDLFDYNPMHKRAGIGILIHPDFQKQGFAYEALSILITYTFTYLNVHQLYANITSENSKSMSLFAKHNFKKVGVKKDWIISEGKFKDEVLFQLIKE; encoded by the coding sequence ATGAAGACTTTAAACGGTAAAAAAATAAACTTACGCGCTTTAGAACCCGAAGATTTAGAGTTTCTATATCAAATAGAAAACAATGAATCTTTTTGGGAAATTAGCCATACACAAACTCCTTTTTCTAAATTTATTCTAAAACAATATTTAGAAAATGCTCATTTAGATATTTACGAGGCAAAACAATTACGTTTAATAATTGAAGAAACGGCTACAAGAAAACAGGTTGGAATGATAGATTTATTCGATTATAACCCAATGCACAAAAGAGCAGGAATTGGAATTTTAATTCATCCAGACTTTCAAAAACAAGGATTTGCTTACGAAGCTTTATCCATTTTAATTACTTATACTTTTACGTACTTAAATGTGCATCAATTATATGCAAACATCACTTCTGAGAATTCTAAAAGTATGTCGCTTTTTGCCAAACATAATTTTAAAAAAGTAGGCGTTAAGAAAGATTGGATTATATCCGAAGGAAAATTTAAAGATGAAGTTTTATTTCAGCTGATAAAAGAGTAA
- the dapF gene encoding diaminopimelate epimerase — protein MNLDFYKYQGTGNDFVMIDNRTKAFPKENIAMISKLCDRHFGVGADGVILIENDADYDFKMIYFNADGSMTFCGNGGRCAVAFAKYLDIINLKTSFIAVDGPHLAEINNGIVSLKMIDVDEVTVKENSVFAYTGTQHHVELVADLDQFPVFEKGKKIRYSYNAPGSNVNFVQQINDTTFRVRTYEKGVENETLACGTGVTAVAIAMHKTGKTTSNLISLPVEGGNLEVSFSEENGVYTNVFLKGPATFVFKGSISF, from the coding sequence ATGAATTTAGACTTTTACAAATACCAGGGAACCGGAAACGATTTTGTTATGATTGATAACAGAACTAAAGCTTTTCCGAAAGAAAATATCGCAATGATATCTAAACTTTGTGATAGACATTTTGGCGTTGGAGCCGACGGTGTTATTTTAATTGAAAATGACGCAGACTACGATTTTAAAATGATTTATTTTAATGCTGATGGAAGTATGACTTTCTGTGGTAACGGAGGTAGATGTGCTGTTGCTTTTGCTAAGTATTTAGACATTATTAATTTAAAAACTAGTTTTATTGCTGTTGATGGACCTCATTTAGCGGAAATTAACAACGGAATTGTTTCTTTAAAAATGATAGATGTTGATGAAGTTACCGTTAAAGAAAACTCGGTTTTTGCTTATACAGGTACACAACATCATGTAGAATTAGTGGCTGATTTAGATCAATTTCCTGTTTTTGAAAAAGGAAAAAAAATTAGATATTCTTACAACGCCCCAGGAAGTAATGTAAATTTTGTTCAGCAAATAAACGATACTACTTTTAGAGTAAGAACGTATGAAAAAGGTGTGGAAAATGAAACGTTAGCTTGCGGAACCGGAGTTACAGCCGTTGCCATTGCCATGCATAAAACAGGTAAAACAACTAGTAATTTAATTTCTTTACCTGTAGAAGGTGGAAATCTAGAAGTTTCTTTTTCTGAAGAAAATGGTGTTTATACAAATGTCTTTTTAAAAGGACCTGCTACTTTTGTTTTTAAAGGGAGTATTTCTTTTTAA
- a CDS encoding trypsin-like peptidase domain-containing protein, which translates to MKKFLSLLGMAILGGAITLGGYKMLFNDDVVVERTISQPIKTVTASFNPALDKVNSIANSVDLTVAAENTVHAVVHVKNTAIRTQANPMDIFFGNSNGSRKFEQVGTGSGVIISQDGYIVTNNHVIDGASEIEITLNSRQKYKAKLIGTDKENDIALLKIDADIDLPYIPFSNSDNIKIGEWVLAVGNPYNLTSTVTAGIVSAKGRDLEGNTAIDSFIQTDAAVNPGNSGGALVNTRGELVGINTAITSKTGSFIGYSFAVPSNIAKKVIDDLLEFGSVQEAILGVNIDQNDEDIEGVKIAGVSDDGGAQKGGLKSGDVIKKVNDVKISKFSELRGQLTAKRPGDFVNITIDRDGEELVKNVKLSKKDAYVSRKLGVVLKDVSKKDIKKYDIPGGARIVTNQNKNLIYYGVKEGYIITKINKKPILNASDAVKAIDATFGNGSPIYVEVINLDGERERYAFR; encoded by the coding sequence ATGAAAAAATTTTTAAGTTTATTAGGAATGGCAATTTTAGGAGGCGCTATCACTTTAGGCGGTTATAAAATGCTTTTTAATGATGATGTGGTTGTAGAAAGAACAATTTCTCAACCCATAAAAACGGTTACTGCAAGCTTTAACCCTGCATTAGACAAGGTAAATTCTATTGCAAATTCTGTAGATTTAACGGTTGCAGCAGAAAATACGGTACATGCTGTAGTACACGTTAAAAATACAGCAATTAGGACTCAGGCAAACCCAATGGATATTTTCTTTGGAAATAGCAACGGAAGTAGAAAGTTTGAGCAAGTTGGTACCGGTAGTGGCGTTATTATTTCTCAGGATGGGTATATTGTTACCAACAATCATGTAATTGATGGCGCATCAGAAATTGAAATTACATTAAATAGCAGACAAAAATATAAAGCAAAGTTAATTGGTACGGATAAGGAAAATGATATTGCATTGTTAAAAATTGATGCAGATATAGACTTACCATATATTCCGTTTTCAAATTCAGACAATATAAAAATAGGAGAATGGGTGTTGGCAGTTGGTAATCCTTATAACTTAACATCTACTGTAACGGCAGGTATTGTAAGTGCAAAGGGTAGAGATTTAGAAGGAAATACTGCCATTGATTCTTTTATACAAACAGATGCAGCTGTAAATCCAGGAAATAGTGGAGGAGCGTTGGTAAATACACGTGGAGAATTGGTTGGTATTAATACTGCCATTACTTCTAAAACAGGTTCTTTTATTGGGTATTCTTTTGCGGTACCTTCTAATATTGCTAAAAAGGTAATAGACGATCTGTTAGAATTTGGTTCTGTACAAGAAGCTATTTTAGGTGTTAATATCGATCAGAATGACGAAGATATTGAAGGTGTAAAAATTGCAGGTGTTAGTGATGATGGTGGTGCACAAAAAGGTGGTTTAAAATCTGGTGATGTTATTAAGAAGGTAAACGATGTTAAAATTTCTAAATTTTCTGAATTAAGAGGTCAGTTAACCGCAAAAAGACCAGGAGACTTTGTAAACATTACCATAGATAGAGACGGAGAGGAGTTGGTTAAAAATGTAAAGCTTAGTAAAAAGGATGCTTATGTTTCTAGAAAGTTAGGTGTTGTTTTAAAAGATGTATCTAAAAAAGACATTAAGAAATATGATATTCCAGGAGGTGCAAGAATTGTAACCAACCAAAATAAAAATCTTATTTATTACGGCGTAAAAGAAGGGTATATTATTACGAAGATTAATAAAAAGCCAATTTTAAATGCAAGTGATGCTGTTAAGGCAATAGATGCAACTTTTGGAAATGGAAGTCCTATTTATGTAGAAGTTATTAATTTAGATGGAGAAAGAGAGCGTTACGCTTTTAGGTAA
- a CDS encoding ZIP family metal transporter encodes MSYILLIASVFIGSILVFIIKPTNKIVRLLLAFSGAYLLSVTILHLLPEVYTETTEYKKIGIFILVGIIIQSVLESFSKGAEHGHIHIHSDGKEFPTLLFVSLCLHAFSEGLPIHNTGDNLLWAIIVHKIPIAIVLTTFLIQTKYSKKITYIFLIVFALMSPLGLLLGDKIPFFTIYTKEITALIIGVFLHISTIILFEGSENHKFNLQKFTAILLGVLLTVFTL; translated from the coding sequence ATGAGTTACATTCTTTTAATAGCATCTGTTTTTATAGGTTCTATCTTAGTTTTTATAATAAAGCCAACTAATAAAATTGTGCGTTTATTATTAGCCTTTAGTGGCGCTTATTTATTGTCTGTTACTATTTTACATTTATTACCAGAGGTATATACAGAAACTACAGAGTATAAAAAAATAGGAATCTTTATTTTAGTCGGAATTATAATTCAGTCTGTTTTAGAGTCTTTTTCTAAAGGAGCAGAACATGGTCATATTCATATTCATTCTGATGGAAAAGAGTTTCCGACCTTGTTATTTGTAAGTTTATGTTTGCACGCTTTTTCTGAAGGTTTACCAATACACAATACGGGCGATAATTTATTATGGGCAATTATTGTGCATAAAATTCCGATTGCAATTGTATTAACTACCTTTTTAATACAGACAAAATATTCTAAAAAAATAACTTATATTTTTTTAATTGTCTTTGCTTTAATGAGTCCTTTAGGTTTATTGTTAGGTGATAAAATTCCTTTCTTTACAATCTATACCAAAGAAATAACGGCATTGATTATTGGGGTATTTTTACACATTTCTACCATTATTCTTTTTGAAGGTTCTGAAAACCACAAATTTAACTTACAAAAATTTACGGCTATTCTTTTAGGAGTCTTGCTTACCGTTTTTACTTTGTAA
- a CDS encoding class I SAM-dependent DNA methyltransferase, which translates to MKTKDWFTDWFNTSYYHTLYKERNDGEAQLFMKNITSFLSLPKTTHILDLPCGKGRHSVFLNSLGYTISGGDLAENSIIAAKKFENDTLHFKVHDMRKPFNHKYDAVFNLFTSFGYFEDDKEDILILNNIKQGLNKDGVFVFDFLNAEKVKLNLVTSETKTVDNITFNIKREIKEGFILKHISFFADGEIHSYTERVKYLDLAKMTSYLNKVGFTITNVFGNYNLNTYEAKTSDRLIIIAK; encoded by the coding sequence ATGAAAACAAAAGATTGGTTTACAGATTGGTTTAATACTTCTTATTACCACACTTTATATAAAGAAAGAAATGACGGAGAAGCGCAGTTGTTTATGAAGAATATTACTTCTTTTTTAAGCTTGCCCAAAACAACGCATATTTTAGATTTACCTTGTGGTAAAGGACGTCATTCTGTATTTTTAAATTCTTTAGGCTATACGATTAGCGGTGGCGATTTGGCAGAAAACAGTATTATAGCTGCTAAAAAGTTTGAAAACGATACGTTACATTTTAAGGTGCATGACATGCGTAAACCTTTTAACCACAAGTATGACGCTGTATTTAACCTATTTACAAGTTTTGGTTATTTTGAAGATGATAAGGAAGATATTTTAATTCTAAATAACATTAAACAAGGTTTAAATAAGGATGGTGTTTTTGTGTTTGATTTTTTAAATGCAGAAAAAGTTAAACTAAATTTAGTTACTTCTGAAACCAAAACGGTTGATAACATTACTTTTAACATTAAAAGAGAAATTAAAGAGGGTTTTATTTTAAAGCATATTTCTTTTTTTGCTGATGGAGAAATCCATTCTTATACAGAACGTGTTAAATATTTAGATCTTGCTAAAATGACTTCTTACTTAAACAAGGTTGGTTTTACCATTACAAATGTTTTTGGGAATTATAATTTAAATACTTACGAAGCTAAAACTTCTGATCGCTTAATTATTATTGCAAAATGA